The genomic window GGCGCTCGAGCGACTCGAGGACGCCTTCTCGCTCCGCGAGCGGGAACGGTCGGTCGAGGAGCGCGGCGCCAAGGAGTGGCTGCGCGACGCCCGCGGCACCGCGCAGGTCATCCTCAACCGGCTGACCAGGCCGGAGGGCCAGCGGTTCCAGCGCGTGAGCCTGCTCGCCCGCGGCTACAGCCGGAAGGACGTGGACGCCCTCGCGGATCGCCTCGTCGCCTACTTCCACGACGGCACACCGCTCAACATCGACCGCGTCCGCACGGCCGTGTTCCGCAACGAATGGGCCGGTTACCGCGAGTCGCAGGTCGACGCACTGCTCGACAGCGTCGTGGACGTCATGCTGGCGGTTCGCTGAGCGTCGGGCGACCAGGTGGCCTGATCAGGCATTCTCGGCTACCATCGATGCATCGTGCCTCAAGACTCAACTGACGTGACCCCGTGGAAGCCATCAGCCCAGCCGAACACCGGTAAGGCGGTTCAGCCGTACCGTCGGCCGCGCTCTCGCGGCAAGAAAGTCCTCGGCATCTTCGCCGCGACGGCTGCATTCGGTTTCGTCGCCGTGACGATGGTCGACCCGACCTCGAGCGTCGTGGCGTCCTCCTATGCGGAGAAGCAGGCGCAGTTCGGTGGCAACGCTGCGCAGTCCGTCGTCGCGAGTTCGAACTACCAGTACACCTTCGCCCGCGACAGCTACGAGGTCGTCGCTCCGCCCCCGCCGCCTCCCGTGGCGACGCCGGCCGCGACCGACGGCGGTTCCTCGTCCACGGGCAGCGCTCCCGCGGCAGGCACGCCCGACCCGGGTACGGCTCAGGCGATCGCTTACGACATGGTCATGGCCAACGGCTGGGGCGAGGGCGAGTACAGCTGCCTCGTCTCCCTGTGGAACCGTGAGTCGGGTTGGAACGTGTACGCCTACAACGCCAGCTCTGGCGCCACGGGCATCCCGCAGGCGCTTCCCGGCTCCAAGATGGCCTCGGCCGGAGCCGACTGGGCCACCAACCCCGCGACGCAGATCACCTGGGGTCTCGGATACATCACGAGTCGGTACAGCACGCCGTGTGGCGCGTGGGCCCACTCGGAGTCCAACGGCTGGTACTGACCGGAACCGCCTCCCGACACGGTCGTGGAGGCTGAGCCTAGACTTGACCCATGCCCCGACACCACCGCCACCGGCCACGGCCCGGCGACGACGAGGGTAACGGTCTCGAACGGCTGATGGCAGGGTGGAAACGCACCGAGGACCATCGAGACGGATCCTGGTTCGTCCAGCCCGTCAGCGGTTCCAGTGCGCAGAAGACCTACGTGTGTCCGGGATGCGGACAGTCCATCCCGCCCGGCACCGCACATGTGGTGACGTGGCGCGCCGACGGGGTCCTGGGCGACCAGGCCGACATCGCTGCCCGGCGGCATTGGCACTCCCACTGCTGGCGGATTCGGTGAACGCCCGCACGCCGCGAATCGACCCGACCACACTGCTCCGGAGGACTGACTCATGACCGACACCATCGAGATCCGTGGTGGCGCCGAGCTTCCCGCCGTCCGCGAGGAGATCGAGCTGCACACGGCCGACGGCCTGACCCTCGTCGGCGAGCTCGCGGTGCCGGCCGAGGGCGAGATCGTCGCGACCCTGGTAACGCTCCACCCGCTGCCGACCGCCGGTGGGTTCATGGACTCCCATGTGCTCCGGAAGGCCGCGGCGCGTCTGCCTGCGCTCGCGGGGATCGCGGTGCTCCGCTTCAACACCCGCGGCACCTCGTCTCCTCGAGGGACGAGCGACGGCGCCTTCGA from Plantibacter flavus includes these protein-coding regions:
- a CDS encoding DivIVA domain-containing protein, whose protein sequence is MSTIFPTSKRSKRGYDPAEVDEFLDRARAAYGQDTDADADADAILSAEDIRHVAFRLVRGGYSTEHVDAALERLEDAFSLRERERSVEERGAKEWLRDARGTAQVILNRLTRPEGQRFQRVSLLARGYSRKDVDALADRLVAYFHDGTPLNIDRVRTAVFRNEWAGYRESQVDALLDSVVDVMLAVR